GCAGCGCCCGCCAGCACCGCGGCCGCGCCGCCGGAGCTGATGTCCTGGGATTCGCGCAGCCGCCGGATGGTGACGATCTACCTGCCGCTCGCCTGCTTCATCGTCATCCTGCTGTTCCCGTTCTACTGGATGACGCTGACCGCGCTGAAGCCGAACGCCGAGCTGCTCGACTACAAGACGCACAATCCGTTCTGGGTCACCTCGCCGACGCTCGCGCACATCAAGCATCTGTTGTTCAACACCGCCTATCCGCACTGGCTCTGGACGACGATGATCGTCGCGATCAGCGCGACGGTCCTGTCGCTGGTGGCGAGCACGCTGGCGGCCTATGCGATCGAGCGGCTGCGCTTCAAGGGCAGTCCCTATGTCGGGCTCGGCATCTATCTCGCCTATCTGGTGCCGCAGTCGATCCTGTTCATTCCGCTCGCGACCGTGGTCGTCCAGTTCGGGCTGTTCGACAGTCCGCTGGCGCTGATCCTGGTGTTTCCGACCTTCCTGATTCCGTTCTGTACCTGGCTGTTGATCGGCTACTTCAAGTCGATCCCCTACGAACTCGAGGAGTGCGCACTGGTCGATGGCGCGACGCGGCTGCAGATCCTGCGACGGATCACGCTGCCGCTCGCCGTGCCGGGGTTGATCTCCGCAGGCATTTTCAGCTTCACGCTGTCCTGGAACGAGTTCATCTATTCGCTGGCCTTCATCCAGAGCAGCGCCAACAAGACCGTTCCGGTCGCGATCCTCACTGAGCTCGTCTCCGGTGACGTCTATCAGTGGGGCGCCTTGATGGCGGGTTCGCTGTTGGGCTCGCTGCCGGTGGCGCTGTTCTACTCGTTGTTCGTCGATTACTACGTCTCCTCGCTCACCGGCGCGGTGAAGGAGTAAAACGTCCACGCTCCGCTGAAGCCATGTCCCTCCCGAAGATGTGAGGTTTGCACGCGGCCGTTCTGCAGGTCCGCGTTCGCGCTGGTCTGCCTTGCGCTGCCTCGACGGGATTTGACGAAGGCTGGTCCGTTTGCGAGGAACGGGACCAGCGATTGTACTGTCAGGAAATGCGGCTTCGGGGACGAGAATGGATACATTGCCGGACACCATGCGGTTTGGGGCGCGCCAGTCGGTGACGCGCGTTGAGGATCACCGTTTCATCACCGGCCGGGGCCGCTATGTGGACGATCAGGCCGCCGACGGTGCGCTCTGGCTCGCGGTGTTTCGTTCGCCGCACGCCCATGCGCGGATCGTCGCTGTGGATACGGCGGCGGCTGCGGCGATGCCGGGCGTGGTCGCGGTGTACACCGGCGCCGATCTCGTCGCCGCCGACGTCGGCGCGATCCCGACGCCGCTGATGTTCCAGCGTCCCGGCGGCGCGCCGATGACGGTGCCGCCGCGAAGGTTGCTGGCGCATGAGATCGTGCGTTTCGTCGGCGAGGGCGTGGCGGCGGTGGTTGCGACCACGCGCGAGACGGCACAGGCCGCCTGCGAAGCGATCGAGGCCGACTTCGCGGCGTTGCCCGCGGTGGTTGATCCGACCGCGGCGAGCCTGCCCGATGCGGTGCAGGTCTGGCCGGAGGCTGGCGGCAATGTGGTCGCGGCCATGAGCTACG
The sequence above is drawn from the Afipia sp. P52-10 genome and encodes:
- a CDS encoding carbohydrate ABC transporter permease, with the translated sequence MSDTETLGGKPAAAPASTAAAPPELMSWDSRSRRMVTIYLPLACFIVILLFPFYWMTLTALKPNAELLDYKTHNPFWVTSPTLAHIKHLLFNTAYPHWLWTTMIVAISATVLSLVASTLAAYAIERLRFKGSPYVGLGIYLAYLVPQSILFIPLATVVVQFGLFDSPLALILVFPTFLIPFCTWLLIGYFKSIPYELEECALVDGATRLQILRRITLPLAVPGLISAGIFSFTLSWNEFIYSLAFIQSSANKTVPVAILTELVSGDVYQWGALMAGSLLGSLPVALFYSLFVDYYVSSLTGAVKE